A window of the Budorcas taxicolor isolate Tak-1 chromosome 8, Takin1.1, whole genome shotgun sequence genome harbors these coding sequences:
- the LOC128052639 gene encoding interferon beta-2-like yields MTYRCLLQMVLLLCLSTTALCRSYSLLRFQQGRSLEVCQKLLWQLPSTPQHCLEFRMDFQMPEEMKQAQQFRKEDAVLVMYEMLQHIFHILTRDFSSTGWSDTIIEHLLVELYGQMNRLEPIQKEIMQKQNSTMGDTTVVHLKKYYFNLGQYLKSKEHNRCAWTVVQVQLLRNFSFLKSLTGSLRD; encoded by the coding sequence ATGACCTACCGGTGCCTCCTCCAGATGGTTCTCCTGCTGTGTCTCTCCACCACAGCTCTTTGCAGGAGCTACAGCTTGCTTCGATTCCAACAAGGGCGGAGCCTTGAGGTGTGCCAGAAACTCCTGTGGCAGTTACCTTCAACTCCTCAACATTGCCTTGAGTTCAGGATGGACTTCCAGATGCCTGAGGAGATGAAGCAAGCACAGCAGTTCCGGAAGGAAGATGCTGTATTGGTCATGTATGAGATGCTCCAGCACATATTCCATATTCTCaccagagacttctccagcactggCTGGTCTGACACCATCATTGAGCACCTCCTTGTGGAACTCTATGGGCAGATGAATCGTCTGGAGCCAATCCAGAAGGAAATAATGCAGAAGCAAAACTCCACTATGGGAGACACGACCGTTGTTCACCTGAAGAAATATTACTTCAACCTCGGGCAGTACCTCAAGTCCAAGGAGCACAACAGGTGTGCCTGGACAGTCGTGCAAGTGCAATTGCTCAGGaacttttctttcctgaagaGCCTAACAGGTTCCCTCCGGGACTGA